Part of the Candidatus Melainabacteria bacterium genome, TACGAAAACACCGCGACCGCTTGCACCGCTACAATACCCGATTGGCTCAGGCACAAGCTTTTCAGGCTATGTCGATGTTTTGAGAAAGGAAGGCTTCAAATACGGTGCGCAGGGCAAACCGGAAAAAGGTGACATTCCAGCCGATGTTCAAGACGAAGTGATTGTGTCCCGAGAAAAGTTGATTGAAAGCCTCGCAGACACCGATGACGTGCTGCTGGAGCAGGTTCTGGAAGGGAATGAGGCATCAATCGAAACACTCGAGAACGATCTAAAAAATGCGGTTAAGGGCGGAACCATCGTTCCCATTCTCGTGGGTTCAGCCCATACCGATCAGGGCGTCTTTAGCTTGCTTGACGCCATTATCGCCCTTTGCCCGGATCCTCTAGAAAGAGAATATCGAGATCAAAGCAACCGTAACATTGAAATTCAGGCAAACGGTCCTGTTATCGCGCAAGTGCTCAAGACCTACATTCATCCACAATCAGGCAAACTATCCGTAGCGAGGATTATCACAGGTACAGTGAGAGCCGATTCTCAGTTAATTGACGTCTCACGCAACGGCGAAAAGGAACGCGTTGGAGGGCTATACAGCATCTCAGGCAAGAAGCATGACAGTGCCGGTAACGCTGGACCGGGCTCGATTATCGCCATCGCGCGGCTGGAAACTGCGCGCACCGGTGACACTCTTGTGAGCGAGAAAGAAAACCGAATTATGCCTGTTCCAGAGCTTATTCCGCCGCTTTACTCACTTGCCATTGCACCAAAAAATCGGAACGATGAAACGAAACTATCCGCCCATCTGGCCAAACTCGTTGAAGAAGATCCCCTGCTCATCGTCGACAGAGATCCCGACACGCATGAATACTGTCTTTACGGGCAAGGCGAGGTGCATCTGACGGTAGCCAGGCAGCGATTGGAAAGAAAGTATCACATTGCCCTGGATACCTCACGACCACAAATTGCCTACAGAGAAACAATCCAGACAAGCGCAGAAGCTCACGGTCGTCATAAGAAGCAAACTGGTGGCAAAGGTCAATTCGGTGACGTCTACCTGAAGATTCAAGGCGTTGAGCGAGGCTCGGGCAACAAGTTCACAGAGTCAATCGTAGGTGGTGCCGTACCCCGGCAGTACATTCCCGGTGTAGAAAAGGGAGTTTTCGAGGCGCTTGGAAAGGGTCCGCTGGCAGGCTTCCCGGTCGTCGACGTAGCGGTTAACCTCTTCGACGGTTCGTATCACGACGTAGACAGTGATGAGATGTCATTCCGCATGGCCGCAATTCTGGCCATGCGCGAGGGTCTGAGCAAGGCTCACCCTGTCATTCTCGAGCCGATTACCGAAGTCAAGATTTTCGTACCAAGCGCCTTCACCTCAGGTGTTCTGGGGCAAATGAATGGATTAAGAGGTCATATTCTTGGCTACGGACCTGACGTAACACGTCAGGGATGGGATGAAATCAGTGCTCACGTTCCACAAGGCGAACTCTGGGACTACATTATAGAACTGAGAACGTTGTCACAAGGACTCGGATACTACGTCTGGAAGCCATCGCACCTGGCACCCGTGCCTCCAAACCTTTCTCAAGAGTTAATAGCAAAACACTCGGCAGCCGAGGCAGCCGCACACCATCAGTAAACCGAGATCTGGAGATGACTCGAAATGTGAATCACCTCTTTGCCTGACGGAGGTCGATTTTTGGCGTCGTTGCGGCGTTGGCGGCTTTAGCAAAAGCTCAGATTGAAGGCTGTGTTGTCCAGCCAGTCCTTAAATGCTAAGATCGCTGCACTTGTAAAAGCTTATATTTACCGTTTCTCTTGAAGGGGGAGGACCTTTGTCTGAGGTTAGAGTCGCCGAGGGTGAAAGCATTGAAGCCGCATTGAAGCGCTTCAAGAAGAAAATTCAGAAAGCCGGCATTTTGTCAGAAATCAAGCGCAGAGAAAGATACGAGAAGCCAAGCGTGAAACGCAAACGCAAAGCTGAAGCTGCTCGTAAACGTCGCTCCTAGAGTTTGCAAAGAGAGCTATCCAGTCATCGTCCCCACCGCGATACGGCGGGGGCGGTTTTTTGTTGGATGATTTTTTCCGATATCGGAAAAAATTTCGAGTGTCGAAAGCTCAAATAGCCCATGCAGGACGATTTAATTTACCAAGAACCGCTTGACATCGAGTCCGGCGATGAATTCAAATTTTGGCTGGGAATATTCAATTCAGAGTCGAGAAGAGGATGTGCGAAATGGGCAGTTCAAAAACGAACGGCAGTGTCAGAACGGAAAAAATGGTAACCCTGAAGACTGATCTATTTAAGGACAGGCTCAACCGGGTCTACGACCGCATGCGTCACAGCTCCCAATCACGTCATCTTTCACAAAAAGAGTTTTTCGATTATTTGTGGGAGCTGAAGGAAGCCGCCTTATTGGAAGGCAAATCTTCGCTTGAGCTGCCTCAGAACTGGCTTGACAAGCTAGAAGAAGAAGAAGCGCTGACGCGCGGTAACTGAAGCGGTTTATCAGATTCCTTAAACGGGTGACACCACAAGTGGTGCCACTCGTTTTTCTTGCAAAAGACCAATCAGGTTGGGTCTGATTTTAGCCGAGCGCAAAACGCCGAAGCCAGATAGAGAGCGAGCGCAATCCAGACAAGGCTGTTGATGCCGACATAATTGGACAAATATTCGGCCAGTGCTCCGACCACCGCTCCCAATAAGTTGAAGGCGAAAGCCTTGTCGGGATGCTGGGCTCGCTTAAACGAGAGCGAGAAAATAATGCCTGCAATCATCATCGGCAACACCGTGATGAACGAAATTATAAACTGTCCAGTCACCCTACTAAACTGGTCCAGAATCGGGCGCACGTCCAGTAAAGCGCTGACCGTTAGGGAAAGAAACAGAACTGCATATATCCACTTGAGACGTGGAGCAAGCAGGTTGCCCGCCTTAATGACAAGAAAGTTCGCCCCCAAAATCATGAGCAGCACGCTGTTTATAACAATGGCAGCCGTATACCAGGTTGATCCGTAGAGCAGCGAAAGACGTGCAATCGATTGCAGTTCGAGCAAAATGAAGGCAGCGCCGAGGAAAAACATTTGCCAGAGACTTCTGTCTGTAGGAGCAAATAAGACTCGCTTAGCCGCTAAAATGCTCAATGCCAGCACGGCGCAGACTACAAGCAGATAGGGCACATCCACACCGACCGGCGAAACGTAAACAAAGGGCCAGTCGTCGGTCAAGATACGGGTTGGCCCCAAATCACTCGGCTTTTGCAGAACAA contains:
- a CDS encoding elongation factor G, whose amino-acid sequence is MHASEERIVPTAIRNVAFIGINRSGKTSLVESILFLTGAISRRGKIQDGTMTMDYEPESISRQISTQVSVAHTTYKNVTFNILDCPGFVDFNEETRLALLGVDAAVFVVEPDAHKLIQMDHLLRFTEKIGISRMVFINKMDKPDLDFIETLTALKNFPGTKTPRPLAPLQYPIGSGTSFSGYVDVLRKEGFKYGAQGKPEKGDIPADVQDEVIVSREKLIESLADTDDVLLEQVLEGNEASIETLENDLKNAVKGGTIVPILVGSAHTDQGVFSLLDAIIALCPDPLEREYRDQSNRNIEIQANGPVIAQVLKTYIHPQSGKLSVARIITGTVRADSQLIDVSRNGEKERVGGLYSISGKKHDSAGNAGPGSIIAIARLETARTGDTLVSEKENRIMPVPELIPPLYSLAIAPKNRNDETKLSAHLAKLVEEDPLLIVDRDPDTHEYCLYGQGEVHLTVARQRLERKYHIALDTSRPQIAYRETIQTSAEAHGRHKKQTGGKGQFGDVYLKIQGVERGSGNKFTESIVGGAVPRQYIPGVEKGVFEALGKGPLAGFPVVDVAVNLFDGSYHDVDSDEMSFRMAAILAMREGLSKAHPVILEPITEVKIFVPSAFTSGVLGQMNGLRGHILGYGPDVTRQGWDEISAHVPQGELWDYIIELRTLSQGLGYYVWKPSHLAPVPPNLSQELIAKHSAAEAAAHHQ
- a CDS encoding 30S ribosomal protein S21 gives rise to the protein MSEVRVAEGESIEAALKRFKKKIQKAGILSEIKRRERYEKPSVKRKRKAEAARKRRS